ACGAGGTCGTGTGGGAGGACCTGTGCCGCGGGCCCCACCTGCCGAGCACCAAGCTCATCGGCAACGGCTTCGCGGTGACGAAGTCCTCGGCCGCGTACTGGCGCGGCGACCAGGCCAACGACACCCTGCAGCGCGTCTACGGCACCGCGTGGGCGACGAAGGACGACCTCAAGGCGTACCAGCAGCGCATCGCCGAGGCGGAGAAGCGCGACCACCGCAGGCTCGGCATCGAGCTCGACCTCTACTCCTTCCCCGACGAGATCGGCTCCGGACTGCCGGTGTTCCACCCCAAGGGCGGCATCATCAAGCGCGAGATGGAGGACTACGTCCGGCGGCGGCACGTCGAGGAGGGCTTCGAGTACGTCGGCACCCCGCACATCTCCAAGGAGGAGCTCTTCCGCACCTCGGGCCATCTCCCGTACTACGCGGACACGATGTTCCCGCCGATGACCGTCGACGAGGTCGTCGGCGACGACGGCGCCGTCGTCAAACCGGGCATGCCGTACTACCTCAAGGCGATGAACTGCCCGATGCACAACCTCATCTTCCGCGCCCGCGGTCGCTCGTACCGCGAGCTGCCCATGCGGCTGTTCGAGTTCGGTCACGTGTACCGCTACGAGAAGTCCGGAGTCATCCACGGCCTCACCCGGGTGCGCGGCTTCGCGCAGGACGACTCGCACTCCTACGTCACCGAGGAGCAGGCGCCCGACGAGATCCGGCATCTCCTCGACTTCATCCTCGGCCTGCTCCGCGACTTCGGCCTCGACGACTTCTACCTCGAGCTCTCCACGCGCGACCCGGAGAGCGACAAATTCATCGGGTCGGACGAGCAGTGGGCGAAGGCCACCGCAGTGCTCGAGGAGGTGTGCTCCGGGACCGGTCTCGAACTCGTCCCCGATCCCGGCGGCGCGGCATACTACGGACCCAAGGTGTCGGTGCAGGCGCGGGATGCGATCGGCCGCACCTGGCAGATGTCGACGATCCAGTACGACTTCAACCAGCCCGAGCGCTTCGGCCTCGAGTACCAGGCCGCCGACGGCACCCGCAAGCAGCCGGTGATGATCCACGCCGCGAAGTTCGGTTCGATCGAGCGCTTCATGGGCGTCCTCGTCGAGCACTACGCCGGGGCGTTCCCGGTGTGGCTGGCCCCCGTCCAGGTCGTCTGCGTCCCCGTCGCCGAACCCTTCG
This Brevibacterium ihuae DNA region includes the following protein-coding sequences:
- the thrS gene encoding threonine--tRNA ligase, whose product is MTGTTVYGDRAEVVAIRLNGEPADLQRTLAPGDSVEAITLADQDGLDILRHSTAHVVAQAVQELFPGTRLGIGPYITDGFYYDFRAAEPFTPEDLKAIEKKAQRIVKEGQTFHRAVVTDDEARARLADEPYKLELVADKGRAAHDDEASVEVGAGDLTIYENRNRKDEVVWEDLCRGPHLPSTKLIGNGFAVTKSSAAYWRGDQANDTLQRVYGTAWATKDDLKAYQQRIAEAEKRDHRRLGIELDLYSFPDEIGSGLPVFHPKGGIIKREMEDYVRRRHVEEGFEYVGTPHISKEELFRTSGHLPYYADTMFPPMTVDEVVGDDGAVVKPGMPYYLKAMNCPMHNLIFRARGRSYRELPMRLFEFGHVYRYEKSGVIHGLTRVRGFAQDDSHSYVTEEQAPDEIRHLLDFILGLLRDFGLDDFYLELSTRDPESDKFIGSDEQWAKATAVLEEVCSGTGLELVPDPGGAAYYGPKVSVQARDAIGRTWQMSTIQYDFNQPERFGLEYQAADGTRKQPVMIHAAKFGSIERFMGVLVEHYAGAFPVWLAPVQVVCVPVAEPFVPYLKEFADRLRAAGVRVEVDDSDDRMPKKIRTATKEKVPFILIAGGEDQAAGSVSFRFRDGSQENGVPLDAALEKITSAIASKAQV